GAGGATTTGCCGGGGTGCGTTTTCGGGGCGATGGAATGGGAAATACTGAAGAGTTTTACATTCGGAAACATCAAAGTGGTAATCCTGATGCCATGCAATACACTCCGGTTTATAACGGCAATGCAGGTTGGCAGCTGTACTACGGCGAAGGTTATGGTGCGGTAAAAGAACATGTTTTCGATGAGTGGTTTCAGGTTAAACTCATAGTTTCGGGAAGTAGAGGCGAGGTTTATATTTCGGATATGGAAAAGCCGGTTCTGGTTATTCATGAGTTGAAAAGGGGCGAACGTGAAGGGAAAATCGCGTTTTACGGTCCGGCACGGTTTGCTGATATAAAAATTACTCCAATGGCTTCTCCTCAGTTACAGGGAGAGTTCAAAGAAATTGCTGAAGCTGGTGACGAGGTGATAAAAAACTATAAGGTTTCTGAGATATTTGATGCCGAAAAGCTGATCAATGAAAACCTGTTACCCGCAAATTTTACCAATAAACTGCAATTCAGAAAATGGGATACGGAAGCTGATGGTTTGCTGAATATTTCGAAAACTGCTGCTCTGGCAGAGAAAAAGAATGCGGTTCTCCTGAAAATCACTATTGACTCAGAAACCGATCTCGTTAAGATGATGAATTTTGGTTTTAGCGATGTGGCAAAAATCTTTGTTAACGGCAAGGCGGTTTGGCTGGGAGCTGATATTTACCGAAGCCGCGATTATCGCTTTCTGGGAACAATGGGCTATTTCGATTCTGTTTACCTCGATCTGAAATCAGGGAAGAATGAAATCCTGGTTCTGGTAGCAGAGAATTTTGGCGGCTGGGGATTTAAAGCCCGTTTCGAAAACCTGAATGGCATTAAAATTCTGAAATAAAATAAAACCATTGAAATAACCTTTAAAATTTTAAACAATGAACAGAAGACACAGTTTAAAGGCCGGTGCTGCATTAGTTACCGGACTAACATTAATTCCGGTTGTAAAATCTGCCGGAGAAAATTTGGTTAGCCAAACAGAAGAATCATTTTGGGAGGTGGTTAAAAACCGTCGCTCGGTACGTGCATTTAAATCGGATCCGGTGCCGAAAGCAGATTTGGAAAAAATAGTCGATGCTGCAAGAATGGCTCCTACAGCGGGAAACCAGCAACCCTGGAAATTTTTGGTAGTTACCGACAAAAAGAAAATTGAGGCATTAAAAACTGCTAAACTGAAAGAAACTGAAGCCTACCTAAAAGATGAAAAAAAACTGGCAGGCGAAGAACTGAAGAAGCAATTAAACGAGTATGATAATCAGCTAAAAAGCGGGTATTTGTCGGCGCCGGCTTACATTGTTGTTCTAACGGATAATAACAGTCGTTATCCGCAGTATAACCACTGGGATGGCCCATTGGCAGCCGGAAACTTAATGCTTGCAGCACGTGCTCTTGGTTATGGAACGGTGCATATTACCGATTCATTTTCCGAAGAACTGACCCGAAAAGTATTCAATATCCCTGATAATTATACACGCGTATGTATTACTCCGGTTGGCGTTCCGGTTGAATGGCCTGAAAAAGAGAAGCAGCCTCTGGGTGATTTTATAGTTAGTAACAGTTTTTAAATCTTAACTAAAATAAAAATGAAAACACGAATATTTATTGTATTTCTCATCCTGACGGGATTCTCCTTCAGCGGACTGGCAACGGAACCTGTAGTGAAAAACGAGCCTCAGATGGAAGAAATTCCTGCTTCGGAAAAATTGGTAGTTCTTTGGACCAGCGGAGACAAGGAAGTGGCTGAAAAAATGGTGCTGATGTACACCTATAATTCCAAACGTTTTGATTGGTGGAAAGATATAACACTGGTGGTGTGGGGGCCATCGCAAAAAGTGTTGGTTGAAAATAAGGACATTCAGGACTATGTAAAAAAGATCATGGATCAGGGAACAGCGGTGAAAGCTTGCAAGGGCTGTTCCGATATGTACGGAGTTTCAGACAAACTGGAAGAGCTGGGTGTTGAAGTAAAATACATGGGAGAAATTACAGATTATATGAAGGAAGGACGGCATGTTCTGACTTTGTAATACGAGGTGTAAGTTATCGCCCTGTTTGGGGTGGATAGCGCAAAAAAAAAGCCAGTTTCGAATCTGCGGAACTGGCTTTTTTTGGTGTCTAACTTTTCATCAATACTCCATCACAAAATCCTCTTTCGGATTACGTACTTTCTTC
This uncultured Draconibacterium sp. DNA region includes the following protein-coding sequences:
- a CDS encoding nitroreductase family protein, translating into MNRRHSLKAGAALVTGLTLIPVVKSAGENLVSQTEESFWEVVKNRRSVRAFKSDPVPKADLEKIVDAARMAPTAGNQQPWKFLVVTDKKKIEALKTAKLKETEAYLKDEKKLAGEELKKQLNEYDNQLKSGYLSAPAYIVVLTDNNSRYPQYNHWDGPLAAGNLMLAARALGYGTVHITDSFSEELTRKVFNIPDNYTRVCITPVGVPVEWPEKEKQPLGDFIVSNSF
- a CDS encoding DsrE family protein, with the translated sequence MKTRIFIVFLILTGFSFSGLATEPVVKNEPQMEEIPASEKLVVLWTSGDKEVAEKMVLMYTYNSKRFDWWKDITLVVWGPSQKVLVENKDIQDYVKKIMDQGTAVKACKGCSDMYGVSDKLEELGVEVKYMGEITDYMKEGRHVLTL